The following are encoded in a window of Oncorhynchus mykiss isolate Arlee chromosome 31, USDA_OmykA_1.1, whole genome shotgun sequence genomic DNA:
- the LOC110504523 gene encoding beta-1,4-galactosyltransferase 7 isoform X1 has protein sequence MRSYCQNLGNSITGFFCEILKLLSFATSKMMYSSRRKPVLYFKEDRRFWSGKCTVYKLFGLCVVLVLVSLLWLQLSCTGDMTRVVVDDGRIPHQPCPLERQASAADDPSWGPHKLALLIPFRERFEELLVFVPFMHTFLNNKKILHKIFVINQMDHYRFNRASLINVGYTESGNDTDYIAMHDVDLLPLNEALDYGFPEEGPFHVASPELHPLYHYKTYVGGILLLTKQHYHMCNGMSNRFWGWGREDDEFYRRLRTAGLQLFRPSGIKTGYKTFRHIHDPAWRKRDQKRMAAQKQKEQFKVDPEGGLTNLQYKVESRQELTISGAPVTVLNTKLECDTDKTPWCLLN, from the exons ATGAGGAGCTACTGTCAGAATCTGGGGAATAGCATAACTGGATTTTTCTGTGAAATCTTGAAGCTGTTGTCATTTGCAACCTCGAAAATGATGTATTCATCAAGAAGGAAACCAGTCCTCTATTTCAAAGAAGACCGAAG ATTCTGGTCTGGGAAATGCACAGTCTACAAACTATTTGGTCTGTGTGTGGTGCTGGTACTGGTCTCCCTCCTATGGCTCCAACTCAGCTGTACAGGAGACATGACCCGGGTTGTAGTGGATGACGGACGCATCCCCCATCAGCCTTGTCCGCTGGAGAGACAGGCATCCGCTGCGGACGACCCTTCCTGGGGTCCTCACAAGCTGGCCCTCCTGATACCTTTCAGGGAGAGGTTTGAGGAGCTGCTGGTATTTGTCCCCTTCATGCACACCTTCTTGAACAACAAGAAAATACTGCATAAGATCTTTGTAATTAACCAGATGGATCACTATCG GTTCAACAGAGCCTCTCTCATTAACGTTGGTTACACGGAGAGTGGTAACGACACTGATTACATCGCCATGCATGATGTGGACTTGTTACCTCTGAATGAAGCTCTGGACTATGGTTTCCCAGAGGAGGGCCCGTTCCACGTGGCCTCACCAGAGCTGCACCCCCTGTATCACTACAAGACATACGTGGGAGGAATCCTGCTGCTCACCAAACAGCATTATCACATG TGCAACGGCATGTCCAACCGGTtctggggatgggggagagaagacGATGAATTCTACAGGAGACTAAGAACTGCTGGATTACAG CTCTTCAGGCCCAGTGGGATAAAAACAGGGTATAAAACCTTTCGCCACATCCATGACCCTGCCTGGAGGAAGAGAGACCAGAAGAGAATGGCTGCACAGAAACAG AAGGAACAATTCAAGGTTGACCCTGAGGGCGGGTTGACTAACTTGCAGTACAAGGTGGAGTCGAGACAGGAGCTGACTATTAGTGGAGCCCCTGTCACTGTCCTCAACACCAAACTggagtgtgacacagacaagacTCCCTGGTGTCTGCTGAACTAA
- the LOC110504523 gene encoding beta-1,4-galactosyltransferase 7 isoform X2 produces MRSYCQNLGNSITGFFCEILKLLSFATSKMMYSSRRKPVLYFKEDRRFWSGKCTVYKLFGLCVVLVLVSLLWLQLSCTGDMTRVVVDDGRIPHQPCPLERQASAADDPSWGPHKLALLIPFRERFEELLVFVPFMHTFLNNKKILHKIFVINQMDHYRFNRASLINVGYTESGNDTDYIAMHDVDLLPLNEALDYGFPEEGPFHVASPELHPLYHYKTYVGGILLLTKQHYHMCNGMSNRFWGWGREDDEFYRRLRTAGLQLFRPSGIKTGYKTFRHIHDPAWRKRDQKRMAAQKQEQFKVDPEGGLTNLQYKVESRQELTISGAPVTVLNTKLECDTDKTPWCLLN; encoded by the exons ATGAGGAGCTACTGTCAGAATCTGGGGAATAGCATAACTGGATTTTTCTGTGAAATCTTGAAGCTGTTGTCATTTGCAACCTCGAAAATGATGTATTCATCAAGAAGGAAACCAGTCCTCTATTTCAAAGAAGACCGAAG ATTCTGGTCTGGGAAATGCACAGTCTACAAACTATTTGGTCTGTGTGTGGTGCTGGTACTGGTCTCCCTCCTATGGCTCCAACTCAGCTGTACAGGAGACATGACCCGGGTTGTAGTGGATGACGGACGCATCCCCCATCAGCCTTGTCCGCTGGAGAGACAGGCATCCGCTGCGGACGACCCTTCCTGGGGTCCTCACAAGCTGGCCCTCCTGATACCTTTCAGGGAGAGGTTTGAGGAGCTGCTGGTATTTGTCCCCTTCATGCACACCTTCTTGAACAACAAGAAAATACTGCATAAGATCTTTGTAATTAACCAGATGGATCACTATCG GTTCAACAGAGCCTCTCTCATTAACGTTGGTTACACGGAGAGTGGTAACGACACTGATTACATCGCCATGCATGATGTGGACTTGTTACCTCTGAATGAAGCTCTGGACTATGGTTTCCCAGAGGAGGGCCCGTTCCACGTGGCCTCACCAGAGCTGCACCCCCTGTATCACTACAAGACATACGTGGGAGGAATCCTGCTGCTCACCAAACAGCATTATCACATG TGCAACGGCATGTCCAACCGGTtctggggatgggggagagaagacGATGAATTCTACAGGAGACTAAGAACTGCTGGATTACAG CTCTTCAGGCCCAGTGGGATAAAAACAGGGTATAAAACCTTTCGCCACATCCATGACCCTGCCTGGAGGAAGAGAGACCAGAAGAGAATGGCTGCACAGAAACAG GAACAATTCAAGGTTGACCCTGAGGGCGGGTTGACTAACTTGCAGTACAAGGTGGAGTCGAGACAGGAGCTGACTATTAGTGGAGCCCCTGTCACTGTCCTCAACACCAAACTggagtgtgacacagacaagacTCCCTGGTGTCTGCTGAACTAA
- the LOC110504525 gene encoding transmembrane emp24 domain-containing protein 9, which translates to MVAVKMRFCVLSVLLLNVYYTFVSSLYFHIGETEKKCFIEEIPDETMIIGNYRTQLYDKQKEEYLPATQGLGMFVEVKDPDEKVILSRQYGSEGRFTFTSHTPGEHRICLHSNSSKFALFAGGMLRVHLDIQVGEHTNNYAEIAAKDKLTELQLRVRQLVEQVDQIQKEQNYQRYREERFRQTSESTNQRVLWWSIVQTLILVAIGFWQMRHLKSFFEAKKLV; encoded by the exons ATGGTGGCAGTCAAAATGCGGTTTTGTGTGTTGTCAGTTTTGCTTTTGAACGTTTATTACACCTTTGTTTCCTCGCTGTACTTTCACATCGGGGAGACTGAGAAGAAATGCTTCATAGAGGAAATTCCGGATGAAACGATGATCATCG GAAACTATCGTACACAATTGTACGACAAGCAGAAAGAAGAGTACCTACCTGCCACACAGGGTCTGGGGATGTTTGTTGAGGTGAAAGACCCTGATGAGAAG GTGATCCTGTCTCGTCAGTACGGCTCAGAGGGAAGATTCACCTTCACCTCTCACACCCCAGGAGAACATCGGATCTGCCTTCACTCCAACTCTTCCAAGTTTGCCCTCTTCGCTGGAGGAATGCTT AGAGTTCACCTGGACATCCAAGTGGGAGAGCACACCAATAACTATGCAGAGATTGCAGCCAAAGACAAGCTGACAGAGCTGCAGCTGAGAGTGAGACAGCTGGTGGAGCAGGTGGACCAGATCCAGAAGGAGCAGAACTATCAGAGG TACCGCGAGGAGCGCTTCAGGCAGACCAGTGAGAGCACCAACCAGAGGGTTCTGTGGTGGTCCATCGTTCAGACATTGATCCTGGTGGCCATTGGCTTCTGGCAGATGAGACACCTCAAAAGTTTCTTTGAGGCCAAGAAATTAGTGTAA
- the LOC110504524 gene encoding vesicular integral-membrane protein VIP36 isoform X2 has translation MVSFIGRVSKMRGFCTFISRPLLFLLLHFTLVQCDITDGNAEHLKREHSLMKPYQGVGSSPSSQWDFWGSTLVTSSYVRLTPDERSRQGSIWNTVPVYLKDWEMHVQYKIHGSGKKNLHGDGIAIWYTKERLHPGSVFGSNAKFHGLALFIDTYHNDEAADRSFPYIYAIVNNGSLPYDHGNDGRNSELGGCSSEIRNKDHDTYLAIRYSKGRLTVMIDIDDKNEWKECIDIGGVRLPTGYYFGASAATGDLSDNHDIISMKMYQLMVEHTPDEDSLDWTKIEPSVSLLKSPKDNIDDPTGNFRSTPLTGWKVFLLLLCALLGIVVCGVVGAVVFQKRQERNRRFY, from the exons ATGGTGTCTTTCATAGGCCGAGTGAGCAAAATGAGAGGTTTTTGTACATTTATCAGCAGGCCACTGCTTTTCCTATTACTTCACTTTACTCTAGTGCAATGCGATATAACAGACGGCAATGCAGAGCACTTAAAGCGGGAGCATTCGCTCATGAAACCGTACCAGG GTGTTGGAAGCAGCCCGTCCAGTCAGTGGGACTTCTGGGGGAGCACGCTAGTCACCAGCTCCTATGTGCGCCTGACACCTGATGAGAGAAGTAGACAGGGATCCATATGGAACACAGTG CCTGTTTATCTGAAAGACTGGGAGATGCACGTGCAGTACAAGATCCACGGGTCGGGGAAGAAGAATCTCCATGGTGACGGCATCGCCATCTGGTACACGAAGGAGAGACTTCATCCAG GGTCTGTGTTTGGCAGCAATGCCAAGTTCCACGGCCTCGCCCTTTTTATAGACACCTACCATAACGATGAGGCGGCTGAC CGTTCCTTCCCTTACATCTATGCCATTGTGAATAATGGTTCTCTGCCCTATGACCATGGGAATGATGGACGTAACTCTGAACTGGGAGGCTGCTCTTCTGAGATCAGGAACAAAGACCATGACACCTATCTGGCCATCCGTTACTCCAAGGGTAGACTCACG GTGATGATTGACATTGATGATAAGAATGAATGGAAAGAGTGCATTGACATCGGGGGTGTCCGCCTCCCCACGGGGTACTACTTTGGGGCTTCTGCTGCTACGGGAGATCTCTCTG ATAACCACGACATCATCTCTATGAAGATGTACCAGCTGATGGTGGAACACACACCTGATGAGGACAGTCTGGACTGGACCAAGATTGAGCCAAGCGTCAGCCTGCTGAAGTCCCCCAAAG ACAACATTGATGATCCTACTGGTAACTTCCGAAGCACGCCTCTTACTGGCTGGAAGGTCTTCCTGCTTCTGCTATGTGCTCTACTGGGAATTGTAGTTTGTGGTGTTGTAGGGGCTGTTGTATTTCAGAAGCGCCAGGAAAGAAACAGGAGATTTTACTGA
- the LOC110504524 gene encoding vesicular integral-membrane protein VIP36 isoform X1, translating to MVSFIGRVSKMRGFCTFISRPLLFLLLHFTLVQCDITDGNAEHLKREHSLMKPYQGVGSSPSSQWDFWGSTLVTSSYVRLTPDERSRQGSIWNTVPVYLKDWEMHVQYKIHGSGKKNLHGDGIAIWYTKERLHPGPVFGNQDHFVGLALFVDTFRNDLHGMDRSFPYIYAIVNNGSLPYDHGNDGRNSELGGCSSEIRNKDHDTYLAIRYSKGRLTVMIDIDDKNEWKECIDIGGVRLPTGYYFGASAATGDLSDNHDIISMKMYQLMVEHTPDEDSLDWTKIEPSVSLLKSPKDNIDDPTGNFRSTPLTGWKVFLLLLCALLGIVVCGVVGAVVFQKRQERNRRFY from the exons ATGGTGTCTTTCATAGGCCGAGTGAGCAAAATGAGAGGTTTTTGTACATTTATCAGCAGGCCACTGCTTTTCCTATTACTTCACTTTACTCTAGTGCAATGCGATATAACAGACGGCAATGCAGAGCACTTAAAGCGGGAGCATTCGCTCATGAAACCGTACCAGG GTGTTGGAAGCAGCCCGTCCAGTCAGTGGGACTTCTGGGGGAGCACGCTAGTCACCAGCTCCTATGTGCGCCTGACACCTGATGAGAGAAGTAGACAGGGATCCATATGGAACACAGTG CCTGTTTATCTGAAAGACTGGGAGATGCACGTGCAGTACAAGATCCACGGGTCGGGGAAGAAGAATCTCCATGGTGACGGCATCGCCATCTGGTACACGAAGGAGAGACTTCATCCAG GCCCAGTCTTTGGAAACCAAGATCATTTTGTTGGCCTGGCTTTATTTGTGGATACCTTCCGCAATGATCTCCATGGGATGGAT CGTTCCTTCCCTTACATCTATGCCATTGTGAATAATGGTTCTCTGCCCTATGACCATGGGAATGATGGACGTAACTCTGAACTGGGAGGCTGCTCTTCTGAGATCAGGAACAAAGACCATGACACCTATCTGGCCATCCGTTACTCCAAGGGTAGACTCACG GTGATGATTGACATTGATGATAAGAATGAATGGAAAGAGTGCATTGACATCGGGGGTGTCCGCCTCCCCACGGGGTACTACTTTGGGGCTTCTGCTGCTACGGGAGATCTCTCTG ATAACCACGACATCATCTCTATGAAGATGTACCAGCTGATGGTGGAACACACACCTGATGAGGACAGTCTGGACTGGACCAAGATTGAGCCAAGCGTCAGCCTGCTGAAGTCCCCCAAAG ACAACATTGATGATCCTACTGGTAACTTCCGAAGCACGCCTCTTACTGGCTGGAAGGTCTTCCTGCTTCTGCTATGTGCTCTACTGGGAATTGTAGTTTGTGGTGTTGTAGGGGCTGTTGTATTTCAGAAGCGCCAGGAAAGAAACAGGAGATTTTACTGA